The segment AGAAAGGAGGTGATCCAGCCGCACCTTCCGATACGGCTACCTTGTTACGACTTCACCCCAATCATCGACTTTACCTTAGACGGCTGGCTCCCGAAGGTTACCCCACCGGCTTTGGGCACTTCCGACTTTCGTGGTGTGACGGGCGGTGTGTACAAGGCCCGGGAACGTATTCACCGCAGTATGCTGACCTGCGATTACTAGCGATTCCGACTTCACGTAGGCGAGTTGCAGCCTACGATCCGAACTGAGAGAGTGTTTCTCGGGTTTGCTCCACCTCGCGGTATTGCTTCCGTCTATTAACTCCCATTGTAGTACGTGTGTAGCCCAGGTCATAAGGGGCATGATGATTTGACGTCATCCCCGCCTTCCTCCGCATTGTCTGCGGCAGTCTCTCATGAGTTCCCACCCGAAGTGCTGGCAACATAAGATAGGGGTTGCGCTCGTTGCGGGACTTAACCCAACATCTCACGACACGAGCTGACGACAACCGTGCACCACCTGTTTTCTGGCTTCCGAAGAAGAGGAACTATCTCTAGTTCTGTCCATCAATGTCAAGACCTGGTAAGGTTCTTCGCGTTGCGTCGAATTAAACCACATACTCCACCGCTTGTGCGGGCCCCCGTCAATTCCTTTGAGTTTCAACCTTGCGGTCGTACTCCCCAGGCGGGGTACTTATTGCGTTAACTCCGGCACAGAAGGGGTCGATACCTCCTACACCTAGTACCCATCGTTTACGGCCAGGACTACCGGGGTATCTAATCCCGTTCGCTCCCCTGGCTTTCGCGCCTCAGCGTCAGTTTTCGTCCAGAAAGTCGCCTTCGCCACTGGTGTTCTTCCTAATATCTACGCATTTCACCGCTACACTAGGAATTCCACTTTCCTCTCCGATACTCTAGATTGGCAGTTTCCATCCCATCACGGGGTTAAGCCCCGAACTTTTAAGACAGACTGACCAATCCGCCTGCGCGCGCTTTACGCCCAATAATTCCGGACAACGCTTGCCACCTACGTATTACCGCGGCTGCTGGCACGTAGTTAGCCGTGGCTTTCTATTCCGGTACCGTCAATCCTTCTAACTATTCGCAAGAAGGCCTTTCGTCCCGATTAACAGAGCTTTACAACCCGAAGGCCGTCATCACTCACGCGGCGTTGCTCCGTCAGACTTTCGTCCATTGCGGAAGATTCCCCACTGCTGCCTCCCGTAGGAGTCTGGGCCGTGTCTCAGTCCCAATGTGGCCGTTCATCCTCTCAGACCGGCTACTGATCATCGCCTTGGTGGGCCGTTACCCCTCCAACTAGCTAATCAGACGCAATCCCCTCCTTCAGTGATAGCTTATAAATAGAGGCCACCTTTCATCCATCCTCGATGCCGAGGTCAGATTGTATGCGGTATTAGCAGTCGTTTCCAACTGTTGTCCCCCTCTGAAGGGCAGGTTGATTACGCGTTACTCACCCGTTCGCCACTAAGATTGATAGAAGCAAGCTTCCATCGCTCTTCGTTCGACTTGCATGTGTTAAGCACGCCGCCAGCGTTCGTCCTGAGCCAGGATCAAACTCTCCAAGATATCTTGAAGCTATTTGAATAGCTCATTATTTGTTGTCGTTACATGTAAGTAACTTTGAATTATGGTTGGTTTTGACTTTGTCAAAACCCGCACTCTGGCATATGTTCAATCGTATTGATTGATTACCTATCATTGTTCAGTTTTCAAAGATCTGTTACGTTAGTTCTAAGCCCTAACGACTTGTATAGTATATCAATCTAATCTTAAATCGTCAACCTCTTTTTCAAAGATTTTTTCAACTTATTTTTGATTGATTTTATACATACAATCATAACCAAATACTCTATGAATAGAGATAGAAAACTCACAAACCGAAGTTTGTGAGTTTTAATTTGGTGACTCACCCGCGACTCGAACGCGGGACACCCTGATTAAAAGTCAGGTGCTCTGCCAACTGAGCTAGTGAGTCATGTTGGCAGGGGTGGCTGGGATCGAACCAGCGCATAACGGAGTCAAAGTCCGTTGCCTTACCACTTGGCGACACCCCTACAGTGATTATGATGTGTAGGTTATGGGGTGAGTAGTGGGGATCGAACCCACGCGTAACGGAGCCACAATCCGCCGTGTTAACCGCTTCACCATACCCACCACCTTGTAGGTATCGAAGACGTTGTCTTCGTAACATAGAGAATTATATCTGTTCTAGAGATTTGTGTCAACACCTTTTTCTCAATTTCATTTAACTTTTACAAATAAAATGAAAAAGTGTGTTATCCCTAATATAAACTCTTTCTCCTCATAAAAATAAGGAAGCACATTCATAAGTTATACCTTACGAATGGTGCTCCCCTATTATACATATTATTTACTTAGTTGGCAAATAGTTTTTTACAAAATTTGGCAAAGCAAAAGCAGCCTTTTGAATTTCAGCATTATAGTACTTAGTTTCAAAGTTTTGTTCACGATTTGGTGTCCATGTTAATGGGTCAAATGTTTTGGAACCCAATGTGAAGCAATGCATGCCTGCTGGGTAAATTGGAATAAATGCAGTATATAAACGTGCAATTGGGAAGTGATTATTTACATAACCAAATACCTTCTCTACGAGCGGTTGATGTAACATTGGAGATTCTGTTTGTTGTACAAATAAGCCATCTTTTTTAAGAGCTTTTAATGTATTCTTATAGAACTCTTCAGTAAATAAACCTTCACCAGGACCGATTGGATCAGAGCAGTCTACAATAATTACATCATAGTAATCTTCCGCTTCTGCCATGAAACCAATGCCATCACCAATTTTTACAGTCAATTTAGGATGGTTTTCAATCATAGCTTTAGCAATAGTTGGCAAATATTGTTTAGCAAGCTCCACAACTTTACCGTCGATTTCAACCATCGTTACTTCTTTTACACAGTCGTGACGTACACATTCTCTAGCTACGCCACCATCACCGCCACCGATGATTAATACACGTTCAGGATTTGGATGTAAAAACAATGGAACATGACTCATCATTTCATGGTAGATGAACTCTTCACGTTCAGATGTTTGGAATACGCCATCTAATGCGAGCATTGTACCATACTCTTTAGATTTAAATACTTCAATTTTTTGGAACTCAGATTCACCTGAATATAATACTTCTTCTGCTTCAGCACTGAGACGTAAATGAGGGGTTTGTTCCTCTGTAATCCATTGACTCATGTAGTACCTCCTACTTTTATACTACAATACGCACCGCAGGTTATTGCGATGCGTATGTATATTACTTTAATTGCTCTATTACTTAACCTTTACGGCTAATATAACAGAAACCGCCACCTAAAATGGTATCTTTCATCCAATTCGCTAATGAAAAATCACGGATTTCACCTTCATCAAAGATGCCACAGCGAATATCATCGCCATCCCTAAAAATCTTGTGAATTGGAACCCAATGCCATGTATAAAGAGCCTTTTCCTTGCCCTTATGACGATTCAAAAATGCCACAGGCACATCTTGTGCCAATGCATCATGAATAAACTGAGCTGCTGCCTCTACCTCTACACGAGAAGCACAAAAAGGAGACACATTTAACATATGTACATCATATGACCAGCCTTCATCTTCTAATAAACGAATCAGGCCTCGTTCCATCCATTGCGTTTTATAAACACCACCACCAAAGCGTGGCTTTACATATTTCCAAACTAAATTCATCCGTTCTAAAGCAAGCGTTTGATCGGATGTGGTTTCTAAATCTAATAAGCCATCCCTAAATAGCGAATAACTCAAAACTTGTGATGCCGATGTAGGACCACAACCAGACAGGCGTTGCCACTCATCTGTGAACCACTCTTGGTCATACCCATATGATGTCTTTCCGTCTACATCAATATATAGCCATTCCGGATGTTTAATAGATACATCATTCATGAGATTAACCTTCGATTACTTCAACAGTTTCCATGATAGCACCTTGATGGATACCATCAACTACGTCCATACCTTCAATTACTTTACCAAATACTGTATGTACACCATCCAAATGAGGTTGTGGTTCGTATACGATAAAGAATTGGCTACCACCAGTATTAGGACCACGGTGAGCCATAGACAATGCACCACGTTCGTGTTTGTGTGGGTTACCAATTAATTCATCTTTAATTGTGTAGCCAGGACCGCCTGTACCATTGCCATTAGGGCAACCACCTTGAGCTACGAAACCAGGAATTACACGGTGGAAACGAAGACCATTGTAGAAACCTTTATTGATCAAATCAATGAAGTTTTGTACTGTGCCAGGAGCTTCTTTATCAAATAATTCAATTACAATATCGCCGCCGTCAGCCATATGGATTTTTGCTTTTTTCATTGTTCAGGTACCTCCAAAATTGTACGCAACACATGTGCTGCTAATATAAAACCTGCCACTGGGGGCACAAAACTACATGTTCCAGGACTTGTTGCGTCCCCACGGAACTGTGGCTTTGTCGGTTTTTCTGTAGAAAATAAAACTAATTGTTTTTTTATGCCCCGTTTTTTTAACTCCCGACGCATAACGCGCGCAAGAGGACATGTATGAGACTTATTGATATCAGCAATCATAAGTTTTTCAGGGTAAAAGCGATTGCCGCCGCCCATACAAGAAATAACAGGGATGCTTTCACGTTGACACACCTCAATAATATTAAGTTTTGCCGTTACCATATCGATGGCATCGATTACATAATCAACGTTCAAGCTTTGAATAAATCCAGGGTAACTTTCCTCAGTATACATAATATCATGAGTTTCTATCACTACATCCGGATTAATAGAAAGGGCTCGTGCCTTTGCTACCTCTACCTTACGCTCTCCAATTGTGTCATGAGTCGTAATCATTTGGCGGTTCAAATTACTAGGTGCTATAGAGTCTCCGTCGATAAGAACAATCCGCCCAACCCCTGCACGTACTAGAGCCTCAAGAGCTCCACCGCCTACACCACCGACACCAAAGAGAGCCACAGATGTATTCTTTAAGGTTTGGATTTTATCTGGTCCAACTAACCATTCTAAACGAGTTAACATATATTCCATTAATATTTACCCGCCGGAATGATTTCTGTCCAATAACCGTCTGGATCGGCAATGAAGTAAATCCCCATATCAGCATTTTCGTAGGCTACAACGTCCATCTCTTTGTGTTTTTTAAGAGCTGCTTCATAGTCATCTACATAAAATGCCAAGTGGAATTCATTATCTCCCAAATTATAAGGGCGATCCCAGTCACGCAACCAAGTAAGCTCTAGCTCATGCGCTGTATATGGACTTTTTAAATATACAAGGATGAAAGCACCACTTGGATCTTCCAAGCGGCGAGATTCCTCAAGTAATAAAGCCTCTTTATAGAAAGCTAAACTTTTATCAAGATCCTTAACATTTATATTATTGTGAGCAAATGAAAATTTCAT is part of the Veillonella nakazawae genome and harbors:
- a CDS encoding peptidylprolyl isomerase produces the protein MKKAKIHMADGGDIVIELFDKEAPGTVQNFIDLINKGFYNGLRFHRVIPGFVAQGGCPNGNGTGGPGYTIKDELIGNPHKHERGALSMAHRGPNTGGSQFFIVYEPQPHLDGVHTVFGKVIEGMDVVDGIHQGAIMETVEVIEG
- the speE gene encoding polyamine aminopropyltransferase, which gives rise to MSQWITEEQTPHLRLSAEAEEVLYSGESEFQKIEVFKSKEYGTMLALDGVFQTSEREEFIYHEMMSHVPLFLHPNPERVLIIGGGDGGVARECVRHDCVKEVTMVEIDGKVVELAKQYLPTIAKAMIENHPKLTVKIGDGIGFMAEAEDYYDVIIVDCSDPIGPGEGLFTEEFYKNTLKALKKDGLFVQQTESPMLHQPLVEKVFGYVNNHFPIARLYTAFIPIYPAGMHCFTLGSKTFDPLTWTPNREQNFETKYYNAEIQKAAFALPNFVKNYLPTK
- a CDS encoding VOC family protein, producing MKFSFAHNNINVKDLDKSLAFYKEALLLEESRRLEDPSGAFILVYLKSPYTAHELELTWLRDWDRPYNLGDNEFHLAFYVDDYEAALKKHKEMDVVAYENADMGIYFIADPDGYWTEIIPAGKY
- a CDS encoding tRNA threonylcarbamoyladenosine dehydratase, with the protein product MEYMLTRLEWLVGPDKIQTLKNTSVALFGVGGVGGGALEALVRAGVGRIVLIDGDSIAPSNLNRQMITTHDTIGERKVEVAKARALSINPDVVIETHDIMYTEESYPGFIQSLNVDYVIDAIDMVTAKLNIIEVCQRESIPVISCMGGGNRFYPEKLMIADINKSHTCPLARVMRRELKKRGIKKQLVLFSTEKPTKPQFRGDATSPGTCSFVPPVAGFILAAHVLRTILEVPEQ